The Lysobacterales bacterium sequence TTGGGCGAGCCGCTGCAACCCGCACGTGCGGTCCGTTTCGACCACAACGGCGATCGCTTCGGCTGGGTCGAAGGTTATGACGGCCGCTGGCACTACACCTTGCGCATCGAGAGCGGCCGACTGCGCAACACCGAGACCGTGCGTGGCCTGAGCGGACTGCGCGCGATCGCCACCGAGCATCGCGGCGACTTCCGGCTGACGCCGAACCAGAATCTGGTGATCGCGAATGTCGACGCCGCCGCTCGCGCGCGGATCGACACGTTGCTCGCCGAACATGGTCTCGATGGTCAGCTGCGCGGCGCGACCTTCCGTCGCTTCGCACTCGCCTGTGTCGCACTGCCGACCTGCACCCTGGCGATGGCCGAGGCCGAGCGTTACCTGCCGGACATCCTCGATCGCATCGAGTCCGTACTGATCAAGCATGGATTGCGTGATGAGCCCATTCTGTTTCGCATCTCCGGATGCCCCAACGGCTGCTCGCGCCCCTACCTCGGCGAGATTGCACTCGTCGGCAAGGGCCCGGGCCGCTACAACCTGATGCTTGGCGCCGATTTCGAGGGGCGGCGGCTGAACCGCCTGCATCGCGAGAACATCGACGAGGCGGCGATCCTGGCCGAACTCGACGTGCTGTTCGCGCGCTTTGCCGCGGAGCACAGGCCCGATGAACATTTCGGGGACTTTGTCGTGCGTGTGGGCATCGTGCGGGCGCCGGTCGCCATCGCCGTGGAGCTCGGCGCATGAAGCCGCTCGACTTCGACCACTACGCGCTGGCGCCGGAGCGTCTGGCCGAATTGAACGCGCGGCTTGCGCCGTTGAGTGCCGGCGAGCGCATCGAATGGGCGCTGGCACACCTTCCCGGCACGCACGTGCTGTCCTCCAGCTTCGGCGCCCAGGCCGCGGTCTCGCTGCACATGGCCGTGCAGCGCAGGGCCGAGATCCCGGTGGTGCTGGTCGATACCGGCTACTTGTTTCCGCAAACCCTGGATTTCGTGCGCGAACTGCATGATCGCCTGCAACTGAATCTGCATGTCTACCGCGCCGCGCAAAGCCCGGAAGCGATGGAGGCACAGCACGGCCAGCTGTGGACCCAGGGCCGCGAGGCCATCCGCCTGTACAACCGCATCCGCAAGGTCGAGCCGATGCAACGCGCGCTCGCCGAACTCGGTGCCGGCACCTGGATCACCGGCATCCGCCGCCAGCAATCCGAAAGCCGCGCCGAGATCGATTTCCTTTCACTGCGCGACGGCTGCTTCAAACTGCACCCACTCGCCGACTGGCGCGACCGCGACATCTGGACCTACCTGCAAACTCACGACTTGCCGTACCACCCACTCTGGCACGACGGCTACCTCAGCATCGGCGACACCCACAGCACCACCCGCTGGTCCGAAGGCATGCGCGAAGAAGACACCCGTTTTTCAGGGCTGGTGAGGGAGTGCGGGTTGCACGCGTGAACCATGCCGACTCGAGAAGCAGTCGCTGGGGTCAGCCGTCAATTCGTTCGAGTCGCGCTAGCAAGTTCGGGATCTCGTCGCGAACGATGCTCCAGACGGTGTCGTTGTCGATGCCAAGATAGCCATGGATCAAACGATTGCGCGTCGCGACGATCGTGCGCCATGGAACCTCCGGGTGGCGTGAGCGGACCGCTGCCGGAACATGCGTGGCCGCTTCTCCGATCAATTCGAGGTTTCGCAGGGTCGCGTCGTAATTGAGCGCGCTGGCCTCGAACATGCCTTGATCCATGCCGTCCGTGTAGGCAAGCACCTTTTCGGCAAACGCGATCATGTCATCGATGTAGAAACGCCACTCGCGACTTGCTTCAGACATCGACCAGCTCCCGTTCGA is a genomic window containing:
- a CDS encoding DUF86 domain-containing protein — its product is MSEASREWRFYIDDMIAFAEKVLAYTDGMDQGMFEASALNYDATLRNLELIGEAATHVPAAVRSRHPEVPWRTIVATRNRLIHGYLGIDNDTVWSIVRDEIPNLLARLERIDG
- a CDS encoding phosphoadenylyl-sulfate reductase; the protein is MKPLDFDHYALAPERLAELNARLAPLSAGERIEWALAHLPGTHVLSSSFGAQAAVSLHMAVQRRAEIPVVLVDTGYLFPQTLDFVRELHDRLQLNLHVYRAAQSPEAMEAQHGQLWTQGREAIRLYNRIRKVEPMQRALAELGAGTWITGIRRQQSESRAEIDFLSLRDGCFKLHPLADWRDRDIWTYLQTHDLPYHPLWHDGYLSIGDTHSTTRWSEGMREEDTRFSGLVRECGLHA